From Paraburkholderia hayleyella, a single genomic window includes:
- a CDS encoding sulfurtransferase has translation MSIVNLAAYQFATLEAIAEWRPLITRRCEELGLRGTVLLAPEGINLFIAGSAESAHAFIDYLRHDPLFAGKFAQLQFKQSLSPTQPFRRMLVKLKREIITMNKPAIQPELGRAPAVDAPTLKAWLDQGHDDSGRPVVMLDTRNAFEVDVGTFDNTLDYRISKFSEFPVVIEQHRADLDGKTVVSFCTGGIRCEKAAIYMKELGIDHVYQLEGGILKYFEEVGGAHYHGDCFVFDYRTALNPQLEPTATVQCFGCRAVVSPEAQRSPLYVAGKTCPACHERYHGQGGKKASANAGNNALPAH, from the coding sequence ATGAGCATCGTCAATCTTGCCGCCTACCAGTTTGCAACCCTTGAAGCCATAGCCGAGTGGCGTCCGCTGATCACCCGCCGCTGCGAGGAGCTCGGCCTGCGTGGCACGGTCTTGCTAGCGCCGGAAGGCATCAACCTGTTTATCGCAGGCAGCGCTGAATCGGCCCACGCCTTCATCGACTATCTGCGCCACGATCCGCTTTTTGCAGGCAAATTCGCGCAGTTGCAGTTCAAGCAAAGCCTGTCGCCAACACAACCGTTTCGCCGCATGCTGGTCAAGCTCAAGCGCGAAATCATCACCATGAACAAACCGGCCATCCAGCCTGAACTGGGACGCGCGCCCGCCGTCGATGCGCCGACGCTCAAGGCCTGGCTCGACCAGGGCCATGACGATTCGGGCCGGCCCGTGGTCATGCTCGACACGCGCAATGCCTTCGAAGTCGATGTCGGCACCTTCGACAACACGCTCGATTACCGCATCAGCAAGTTCAGCGAGTTTCCCGTTGTCATCGAACAGCATCGCGCGGATCTCGACGGCAAGACCGTGGTGTCGTTTTGCACCGGTGGCATTCGCTGCGAAAAAGCAGCGATCTACATGAAAGAACTCGGCATCGATCACGTCTATCAGCTGGAAGGCGGCATCCTGAAATACTTCGAAGAGGTCGGCGGCGCGCATTACCACGGCGACTGCTTTGTCTTCGACTATCGCACCGCGCTCAACCCGCAACTCGAACCCACCGCCACCGTGCAGTGCTTTGGCTGTCGCGCCGTAGTCAGCCCGGAAGCGCAGCGCTCGCCGCTGTATGTCGCGGGCAAGACTTGCCCCGCGTGTCATGAGCGCTATCACGGCCAGGGTGGCAAGAAGGCCAGCGCGAACGCTGGCAACAACGCTCTGCCGGCGCACTGA
- the gluQRS gene encoding tRNA glutamyl-Q(34) synthetase GluQRS, with product MRYRGRFAPSPTGPLHFGSLVSALASWLDARAHHGVWLVRIEDLDGPRTVPGAAEAILGTLARFGLHPDEPPVWQSQRYTHYQQTFDALQASAGPRPLLYPCGCTRKEIADSLLHAHARHATLAYPGTCRTGLHGRSARAWRLRVPDEAAAVIRFDDRWQGAQSQNLATGVGDFVLLRADGQWAYQLAVVVDDAQAGITDIVRGADLLDSTARQIYLQRCLQVPTPRYLHVPVVTNAAGEKLSKQTGAAPLDDTAPLPALLAAARHLELVLPTAAAVSLEAFYAAATAAWAQRFVPHESSDIRALR from the coding sequence ATGCGCTATCGCGGACGCTTCGCCCCTTCGCCCACCGGGCCGCTACATTTTGGCTCGCTGGTCAGCGCGCTAGCGAGCTGGCTCGATGCACGGGCGCATCACGGTGTCTGGCTGGTGCGCATCGAAGACCTCGATGGCCCGCGCACCGTGCCAGGCGCGGCAGAGGCCATCCTCGGCACGCTGGCGCGCTTCGGCCTTCACCCTGATGAGCCGCCGGTCTGGCAAAGCCAGCGTTACACCCATTACCAGCAAACCTTCGATGCGCTTCAGGCAAGCGCCGGGCCGCGGCCGCTGCTGTACCCCTGCGGCTGCACGCGCAAGGAAATCGCCGATTCACTGCTGCACGCGCATGCACGCCACGCCACGCTCGCCTATCCCGGCACATGCCGCACGGGTCTGCATGGACGATCCGCGCGTGCGTGGCGGCTCAGGGTTCCGGATGAGGCTGCGGCGGTGATCCGTTTCGACGACCGCTGGCAAGGCGCGCAAAGCCAGAATCTGGCCACCGGGGTCGGCGACTTCGTCCTGCTGCGGGCAGATGGTCAATGGGCGTATCAACTGGCAGTCGTCGTCGACGATGCACAGGCGGGTATCACGGATATCGTGCGCGGTGCCGATCTGCTTGATTCGACGGCACGGCAAATCTATCTGCAACGCTGCCTGCAAGTGCCCACGCCGCGCTATCTTCATGTGCCGGTGGTCACTAACGCTGCAGGAGAAAAACTCAGCAAGCAAACGGGCGCGGCGCCGCTCGATGACACCGCCCCGCTGCCCGCGCTGCTGGCGGCCGCCCGTCATCTGGAACTGGTCTTGCCCACGGCGGCGGCCGTTTCGCTGGAGGCGTTTTATGCCGCTGCAACGGCGGCCTGGGCACAGCGCTTCGTGCCGCATGAGTCATCAGACATCCGCGCTTTGCGCTGA
- a CDS encoding DEAD/DEAH box helicase — translation MSDTAATDTPSAPVASFTQFGLADDILRAVTEQGYTTPTPIQAQAIPVVLAGRDMMGAAQTGTGKTASFSLPILQRLLPHASTSASPARHPVRALILTPTRELADQVAANVLSYGKYTPLRSTVVFGGVDMNPQSAELRRGVEILIATPGRLLDHVQQKTVQLGQVQILVLDEADRMLDMGFLPDLQRILNLLPKERQTLLFSATFSGDIKKLAATYLRDPLTIEVARSNSTAANVTQIVYEVAEGDKSRAVVQLIRERGLKQVIVFCNSKIGAGRLARQLERDGVVATAIHGDRTQNERMQALEAFKRGEIEALVATDVAARGLDIAELPAVINFDLPFSAEDYVHRIGRTGRAGALGDALSLCSPNERKQLADIEKLIKRPLEVQRLAVTVPLRHVPEERGTGGRRERDERSTRRRTSGTHERSYQQPHHGRSAPVDDFFLKPYEPSPNARPVDEASGTSAARPASKQPLAALLGGLGRPRKDNSSS, via the coding sequence ATGTCCGACACCGCCGCCACCGACACGCCTTCAGCCCCAGTTGCGTCTTTTACCCAGTTCGGCCTTGCCGACGATATCTTGCGGGCTGTCACCGAACAGGGTTACACGACGCCCACGCCCATCCAGGCACAGGCGATTCCGGTTGTGCTGGCCGGACGCGACATGATGGGCGCGGCACAAACCGGAACGGGCAAGACAGCGAGCTTCTCGCTGCCGATCCTGCAACGGCTGCTGCCGCATGCCAGCACGAGTGCCTCGCCTGCCCGCCACCCGGTGCGTGCGCTGATCCTCACGCCCACGCGTGAGCTGGCCGACCAGGTGGCGGCCAATGTCTTGTCCTATGGCAAGTACACGCCGCTGCGCAGCACGGTGGTGTTCGGCGGCGTGGATATGAACCCGCAATCGGCGGAACTGCGCCGGGGCGTCGAAATCCTGATCGCTACGCCGGGCCGCCTGCTCGATCATGTTCAGCAAAAAACCGTGCAACTGGGCCAGGTGCAGATTCTCGTGCTCGATGAAGCCGACCGCATGCTGGACATGGGTTTTCTCCCCGATTTGCAGCGCATCCTGAACCTCTTGCCGAAAGAGCGTCAGACGTTGCTCTTCTCAGCGACGTTCTCCGGCGATATCAAGAAACTGGCGGCGACTTACCTGCGCGATCCGCTGACCATCGAAGTGGCGCGCAGTAACTCGACTGCCGCCAACGTCACGCAGATCGTTTATGAAGTAGCCGAAGGCGACAAATCGCGGGCGGTGGTGCAACTGATCCGCGAGCGGGGTTTGAAACAGGTCATCGTGTTTTGCAATAGCAAGATCGGCGCGGGCCGGCTGGCACGGCAACTGGAGCGCGATGGCGTGGTGGCCACGGCGATTCACGGCGACCGCACGCAAAACGAACGGATGCAGGCGCTGGAAGCGTTCAAGCGCGGCGAGATCGAAGCCCTGGTGGCCACCGATGTGGCGGCCCGCGGGCTGGATATCGCCGAGCTGCCTGCGGTGATCAATTTCGATTTGCCGTTTAGCGCGGAAGATTATGTCCACCGGATTGGCCGTACAGGCCGCGCCGGGGCGCTGGGCGATGCACTGTCGCTGTGCAGCCCGAACGAGCGCAAGCAACTGGCGGATATCGAGAAGCTGATCAAGCGTCCGCTGGAGGTTCAGCGGCTCGCGGTGACGGTGCCGCTGCGGCATGTGCCCGAGGAGCGCGGCACGGGCGGGCGTCGTGAGCGCGACGAGCGTTCGACACGGCGGCGCACGTCAGGCACGCATGAGCGCTCGTATCAACAGCCGCACCATGGGCGTAGCGCGCCGGTCGACGATTTTTTCCTGAAGCCTTATGAACCCTCGCCCAATGCCCGGCCGGTGGATGAAGCATCAGGCACGTCCGCGGCGCGGCCTGCCTCGAAGCAGCCGCTTGCGGCCTTGCTTGGCGGCTTGGGCCGGCCACGCAAAGACAACTCGTCTTCCTGA
- a CDS encoding aldehyde dehydrogenase family protein, protein MLKASYPYYLANEAIAANTDLEVTDKYSGEVATRVALADARAIDAAIGHAVAAQPALRAFAPYQRQAVLEHCVSRFRERFDELAMALCIEAGKPLNDARGEVTRLIDTFKVAAEEAVRLDGEIVNLEISARARGYHGYVKRVPLGPCSFISPFNFPLNLTAHKVAPAIAAGVPFVLKPASRTPVGALIMGEILAQTDLPKGAFSILPAHRDGADLFTTDERFRLLSFTGSPAVGWALKNRAGKKKVILELGGNAAAVVDSDQRDKLDYVVERLAFGAFYQSGQSCIGVQRVLVHASLYDALRERLVAKTRSLVMGDPKDEKTFVGPMISVGEAERLAGWMADAVQAGAKIIAGGQVKGAMFEATLLENVPRTSDLYRKEAFGPVAMLERFDDFSQALAAVNDSDFGLQAGIFTDSLTHAHRAWDELDVGGVVINDVPSFRVDNMPYGGVKDSGLGREGVRYAIEDMTELRLMVMRQRG, encoded by the coding sequence ATGTTGAAAGCCAGCTACCCGTATTACCTCGCCAACGAAGCCATCGCGGCGAATACCGATCTCGAAGTTACCGACAAATACAGCGGCGAAGTCGCCACCCGCGTGGCGCTAGCCGATGCCCGCGCGATCGACGCCGCTATCGGCCATGCGGTCGCGGCGCAGCCTGCCTTGCGCGCGTTCGCGCCGTACCAGCGCCAGGCGGTGCTGGAGCATTGCGTCAGCCGTTTCCGCGAGCGCTTCGATGAACTGGCCATGGCGCTGTGCATCGAAGCGGGCAAGCCGCTCAACGATGCGCGCGGCGAGGTCACGCGCCTGATCGACACGTTCAAGGTCGCGGCGGAAGAAGCCGTGCGGCTCGATGGCGAGATCGTCAACCTCGAAATCTCGGCGCGCGCGCGGGGCTACCACGGCTATGTGAAGCGGGTGCCGCTGGGCCCCTGTTCGTTTATTTCGCCCTTTAACTTTCCGCTGAACCTGACCGCGCACAAGGTCGCGCCCGCGATTGCTGCGGGGGTGCCGTTCGTGCTCAAGCCTGCCAGCCGCACGCCGGTCGGCGCGCTCATCATGGGCGAGATTCTGGCGCAGACGGATCTGCCCAAAGGCGCGTTTTCGATTCTGCCCGCGCACCGCGATGGCGCGGATTTATTCACCACCGATGAGCGTTTCCGGCTGCTATCGTTCACGGGATCGCCCGCCGTGGGTTGGGCGCTGAAAAACAGGGCGGGCAAGAAGAAAGTCATTCTTGAACTCGGCGGCAATGCGGCGGCGGTAGTCGATAGCGACCAGCGCGACAAACTCGATTACGTGGTCGAGCGCCTTGCCTTTGGCGCGTTCTATCAGTCGGGGCAAAGCTGCATCGGGGTACAGCGCGTTCTCGTGCATGCCTCGCTGTATGACGCGCTGCGCGAGCGGCTGGTGGCCAAAACCCGCTCGCTGGTCATGGGCGACCCGAAAGACGAGAAAACCTTTGTTGGCCCGATGATCTCCGTCGGCGAGGCCGAGCGTCTGGCGGGCTGGATGGCCGATGCGGTGCAGGCCGGCGCGAAGATCATCGCTGGGGGCCAGGTGAAGGGCGCGATGTTCGAAGCGACGCTGCTCGAAAACGTGCCGCGTACCTCGGACCTCTATCGCAAGGAAGCGTTTGGCCCGGTGGCGATGCTGGAGCGTTTCGACGATTTTTCGCAGGCGCTGGCCGCGGTCAACGACAGCGATTTCGGCTTGCAGGCAGGCATCTTCACCGATTCGCTGACGCATGCTCATCGCGCGTGGGACGAGCTGGACGTGGGCGGAGTGGTCATTAACGATGTGCCGTCGTTTCGCGTGGACAACATGCCGTATGGCGGCGTGAAGGATTCGGGGCTGGGCCGCGAGGGCGTGCGCTATGCCATCGAGGACATGACCGAGCTGCGCCTGATGGTGATGCGTCAGCGTGGCTGA
- a CDS encoding acetolactate synthase large subunit gives MKASDLFVKALEAEGVEYVFGIPGEENLDLLESLRRSRIRLILTRHEQAAGFMAATYGRLTGRTGVCLATLGPGATNFVTAAAYAQLGGMPMLMVTGQKPIKSSKQGHFQIVDVVRMMEPLTKYTRQIVSIGNIPALVREAFRQAEEERPGAVHLELPEDVAHEEGDGKPIPKSFSRRPVAEEKAVAHAVEAICRARHPLLMIGAGGNRKTTRKMLREFVDQIGIPFFTTQMGKGVIDESHPLWLGNATLSDGDFVHRAIEHADCIINVGHDVIEKPPFFMRGGDAGEKTVIHVNFLGAQVDPVYFPQIEVVGDIANAVWQLKESLKQQPSHWDFSRFAMIKQHFEAHLARGQLDDRFPMYPVRIVQDVYETTPVDGIVCLDNGMYKIWFARYYRAHEPNSLLLDNALASMGAGLPSAIATKIVHPERKVMAVCGDGGFMMNSQELETAVRLGLDLVVLIVRDDAFGMIRWKQENMNFPDYGMTLSNPDFVAYAESYGAKGHRITAADQFAPLLRECFATPGVHVIDLPIDYSDNERVLNREIKRLSAQL, from the coding sequence ATGAAAGCATCCGATCTGTTCGTCAAAGCACTCGAAGCGGAAGGCGTGGAATACGTCTTCGGCATTCCCGGCGAAGAAAATCTCGATTTGCTGGAATCGTTGCGCCGCTCGCGCATCCGGCTCATCCTCACGCGCCACGAACAGGCGGCGGGTTTCATGGCGGCCACCTATGGGCGTCTGACGGGGCGCACGGGCGTGTGTCTGGCGACCCTTGGCCCCGGCGCGACCAACTTCGTCACGGCGGCGGCCTACGCTCAACTGGGCGGCATGCCGATGCTGATGGTGACCGGGCAAAAGCCGATCAAGTCCAGCAAGCAGGGGCATTTCCAGATCGTCGACGTGGTGCGCATGATGGAGCCGCTCACCAAATACACGCGGCAGATTGTCTCGATTGGCAATATTCCAGCGCTGGTGCGCGAGGCGTTTCGCCAGGCGGAGGAAGAGCGTCCGGGCGCGGTGCATCTGGAGCTGCCCGAAGACGTGGCGCACGAGGAGGGCGACGGCAAGCCGATTCCGAAGAGTTTCAGCCGCCGTCCGGTAGCCGAGGAAAAAGCCGTCGCGCATGCGGTCGAAGCCATTTGCCGCGCGCGTCATCCGTTGCTGATGATCGGCGCGGGCGGTAACCGTAAAACCACGCGCAAGATGCTGCGCGAGTTCGTGGACCAGATCGGCATTCCGTTTTTCACCACGCAGATGGGCAAGGGCGTGATCGACGAATCGCATCCGCTGTGGCTGGGCAACGCCACGCTCTCGGATGGAGACTTCGTGCACCGCGCCATCGAGCACGCCGACTGCATCATCAACGTCGGCCACGACGTGATCGAGAAACCTCCGTTTTTCATGCGCGGCGGCGATGCGGGCGAGAAAACCGTGATTCACGTGAACTTTCTCGGCGCGCAGGTCGATCCGGTGTATTTCCCGCAGATCGAAGTGGTGGGCGATATCGCCAATGCCGTGTGGCAGCTCAAGGAAAGCCTGAAACAGCAGCCTTCCCATTGGGATTTCAGCCGCTTCGCCATGATCAAGCAGCATTTCGAGGCGCATCTGGCGCGCGGCCAGCTGGATGACCGCTTTCCGATGTACCCGGTGCGCATCGTCCAGGATGTCTACGAGACAACGCCGGTGGATGGCATCGTCTGTCTCGACAACGGCATGTACAAGATCTGGTTTGCGCGCTACTACCGGGCGCACGAGCCGAACTCACTGCTGCTCGACAACGCGCTCGCCTCGATGGGCGCGGGGCTGCCCTCGGCGATTGCGACCAAGATCGTTCATCCCGAGCGCAAGGTGATGGCGGTGTGCGGCGATGGCGGTTTCATGATGAATTCGCAGGAACTCGAAACGGCGGTGCGTCTGGGGCTCGATCTGGTGGTGCTGATCGTGCGCGATGATGCCTTCGGCATGATCCGCTGGAAGCAGGAGAACATGAACTTCCCCGATTACGGCATGACGCTGAGCAACCCGGATTTTGTCGCGTATGCCGAAAGCTATGGCGCAAAAGGCCATCGCATCACCGCCGCGGACCAGTTCGCGCCTTTGCTGCGTGAATGTTTTGCCACGCCCGGCGTGCATGTCATCGATTTGCCGATCGATTATTCCGACAACGAGCGCGTGCTGAACCGCGAGATCAAACGTCTGAGCGCCCAGCTTTGA
- a CDS encoding MliC family protein yields MKPWLSAIATGLGALALGSAAWAAPLKLAEIQTSGPHTSSQYTCTTGKPLRVRYLNAVNGQSFALVPVKGKTLLFVSTVAASGVKYQAENYTWWTKGEHADLYDAMAGDNAPPLLSGCVTSRPASR; encoded by the coding sequence ATGAAGCCGTGGTTGAGCGCTATCGCAACGGGCCTGGGCGCCCTCGCACTGGGCAGCGCGGCGTGGGCCGCGCCGCTGAAACTGGCCGAAATCCAGACGAGCGGGCCGCACACCAGCAGCCAGTACACCTGCACCACGGGCAAGCCGTTGCGGGTGAGGTATCTGAATGCGGTGAATGGCCAAAGCTTCGCGCTCGTGCCGGTCAAAGGCAAAACGCTGCTGTTCGTGAGCACCGTGGCGGCGTCCGGTGTGAAGTATCAGGCCGAAAACTACACGTGGTGGACCAAGGGCGAGCACGCGGATCTGTACGACGCGATGGCGGGCGACAACGCGCCGCCGCTGCTGTCCGGCTGCGTCACTTCGCGGCCCGCCTCGCGTTAA
- a CDS encoding DUF6726 family protein codes for MHIGNKIRFTIAVPVSVFSSWRRRLARAFSLAVGAGLLLATAGCGLMAAPCRVASAGLKIVPLVGHVAAAPTDVCADVVDP; via the coding sequence ATGCATATCGGTAACAAGATTCGCTTCACGATTGCTGTGCCCGTTTCCGTTTTTTCTTCATGGCGCCGCCGGCTGGCGCGCGCGTTTTCTCTTGCGGTTGGTGCGGGGCTGCTGCTGGCGACAGCCGGTTGCGGCCTGATGGCCGCGCCGTGCCGGGTGGCCTCGGCGGGCTTGAAGATCGTGCCGCTGGTGGGCCACGTGGCCGCCGCCCCGACCGATGTCTGTGCCGATGTGGTCGATCCATGA
- the purT gene encoding formate-dependent phosphoribosylglycinamide formyltransferase: protein MQTGQRLGTPLSPSATRVMLLGAGELGKEVIIALQRLGVEVIAVDRYPNAPGHQVAHRAHVIDMTDAAALHALVEQEQPHLVVPEIEAIATEALVQIEADGLAEVIPTARATQLTMNREGIRRLAAETLGLPTSPYAFADSLDALRAGIAQVGFPCVVKPVMSSSGKGQSVLHSDAEVESAWQHALAGGRVNHGRVIVEGFVAFDYEITLLTVRSREPHSGAIQTSFCAPVGHLQVAGDYVESWQPQPMSALALARAREIAQQVTAALGGRGLFGVELFVRGDEVWFSEVSPRPHDTGLVTLCSQRFSEFELHARAILGLPVDTTLQTPGASAVIYGGRDEAGIAFDGIATALAVPQSDLRLFGKPESFMRRRMGVALATGASVEEARERARQVAAAVQPVAGQPV, encoded by the coding sequence ATGCAAACTGGCCAGCGGCTTGGCACGCCTCTTTCCCCCAGCGCCACACGTGTGATGCTGCTCGGCGCGGGCGAGCTCGGCAAGGAAGTCATCATCGCGTTGCAGCGGCTCGGCGTCGAAGTGATTGCGGTTGACCGCTATCCCAACGCGCCGGGCCATCAGGTCGCGCATCGCGCGCACGTGATCGATATGACCGATGCCGCCGCGCTCCACGCGTTGGTCGAGCAGGAACAGCCCCATCTGGTCGTGCCCGAGATCGAGGCCATTGCCACCGAGGCCCTGGTGCAGATCGAAGCCGATGGCCTCGCCGAAGTCATCCCCACGGCCCGCGCCACGCAGCTCACGATGAACCGCGAAGGCATTCGCCGCCTTGCCGCTGAAACCCTGGGCTTGCCGACTTCGCCCTATGCCTTCGCCGATTCGCTCGATGCGCTGCGCGCGGGGATTGCCCAGGTGGGGTTCCCGTGTGTCGTCAAACCGGTGATGTCGTCGTCAGGCAAAGGCCAGTCCGTGCTGCATTCCGATGCCGAAGTCGAATCCGCCTGGCAGCACGCGTTAGCGGGCGGCCGGGTGAACCATGGGCGCGTCATCGTCGAAGGCTTTGTCGCCTTCGATTACGAAATCACGTTGCTGACCGTGCGCTCGCGCGAGCCGCACAGCGGGGCGATTCAAACATCGTTTTGCGCGCCGGTCGGGCATCTTCAGGTGGCGGGCGATTACGTCGAATCCTGGCAGCCGCAGCCGATGTCTGCGCTGGCGCTCGCGCGTGCGCGCGAGATCGCGCAGCAGGTCACGGCGGCGCTAGGCGGACGCGGGCTGTTTGGCGTCGAGTTATTTGTGCGCGGCGACGAGGTCTGGTTCTCCGAGGTCAGTCCCCGGCCTCATGACACGGGCCTGGTGACGTTGTGTTCGCAGCGCTTTTCGGAGTTCGAGCTGCATGCGCGGGCCATTCTTGGCTTGCCGGTGGATACCACGCTGCAAACCCCTGGCGCGTCGGCGGTGATCTACGGCGGACGCGATGAAGCGGGCATCGCCTTCGACGGTATCGCCACGGCGCTAGCCGTGCCGCAGTCGGATTTACGCCTGTTCGGCAAGCCGGAGAGCTTCATGCGGCGGCGCATGGGGGTGGCGCTGGCTACCGGCGCCTCGGTCGAGGAGGCCCGCGAGCGCGCTCGCCAGGTCGCTGCGGCCGTGCAGCCAGTGGCCGGGCAGCCGGTTTGA
- a CDS encoding META domain-containing protein — MFSTPSLRPTRDLSPSLAHPSQRRAWRLPALFCALALLLGACAMPTHSDMSAAAPDPFNPAATQLLDNTRWELTRWLEADGSLREVPHGDNGEPVTLALSVAEGQRRVSGFSGCNRYMGTYTLKDGKLSFGPLAGTRMACSGTPGSRLEGPYLDALAHIARTGVQMREPQQLQLILENGATLTFTRHEQ, encoded by the coding sequence ATGTTCAGCACCCCGTCATTACGCCCTACGCGTGATCTCTCGCCGTCTCTCGCGCACCCGTCCCAGCGCCGTGCATGGCGCTTGCCTGCGCTGTTCTGCGCGCTGGCTCTCCTGCTAGGCGCCTGTGCCATGCCAACCCATTCCGATATGTCCGCGGCTGCTCCCGATCCCTTCAATCCGGCGGCCACCCAGTTACTCGATAACACCCGCTGGGAACTCACCCGCTGGCTGGAAGCCGATGGCAGCCTGCGCGAGGTGCCTCATGGCGATAATGGCGAGCCCGTGACGCTCGCGTTGTCCGTCGCGGAAGGCCAGCGCCGTGTCAGCGGCTTTTCGGGCTGCAACCGCTATATGGGAACGTACACGCTCAAGGATGGCAAGCTCTCGTTCGGGCCGCTCGCGGGCACCCGGATGGCCTGCTCCGGCACGCCAGGCAGCCGGCTCGAAGGGCCTTATCTCGATGCGCTGGCGCATATCGCCCGCACCGGTGTGCAGATGCGTGAGCCGCAGCAGTTGCAACTGATCCTCGAAAACGGCGCAACCCTCACGTTCACGCGTCACGAACAATAA